The region GAACTACCCTACCATCTCCTGGCGTAACCTGAAAGTACAAACCGGGCGATTGCACAAAGTGAGCTATCACAGCCTTACTATCGCGGTTGTCTTCCGCAAGCATAAAATCGTCAATAACTTTCCTGATAGCGACCTCATCGCCTGACTGCTGAGCCGATACACTCGTTGTAAAAACTACCAACCCACTCACGGAAAGAGCAAGATAAACAAATAAAATCTTCATTGGTTTTCAGGAATTAAAGTGAACTGAATAGTCACGAACGGTAAAATTTCTGCTACGTTATTGCCTTAAAAAAAGACCTGTTTAAACGCCGTCGCCAGGCCAAGCCACCAGGCCGACGTTTGATATAGCCAGCACAGCACATTGAAGGTGATAACCCCGAAAATAACCAGCGAAGGCGCCACGTTTTTTCGCTTCCAGACATCGAAAAGCAGAAACACAAATGACAGTAAAGCAGAGAGAGAATGCACAATTAGCACCGATATAGGAAACGGAACACCACCGAAAATAATTAAAGCTCGCCCTACCCCCGGCCCAATCATCAGCAACGACGTACCAATCATGTACCGGACATGGGCTGGCGTCCGTTTTTGATTAATAAATGCCAGCAGCGCAAACAGCCCAAACGAAAAAATGGCAGGAATATCGAGCGACAACTGGGCGAGCACATCCTGCTCTGGCCGATGGGCAACTTCTCTAAAGTAAACCATACGGCTTACTTCAAAAATGGAAATACAAACCAGCGGGGCCAACACATAGCCCACTTTACCGAGGGTCCGGTGCCAGTCATACTTGCCGTATTTTATGAGAAAAGGCTGTACAATGAGCATAAAAAACCAGGCCATCAGCATGGCGCCATGAAAATGCTGCTCCCAGCGAAACCCGCTGAAGGTGGGAAAGAAGATGGTGTAAGTTTTGTGAAAACCAATCAAGGCCATTATCCAAATAGCGATGAACAAATAGCCAATGTTATTATACGTTTTTTCCATGATCTTGACTGAGGTAGTGCGGTGGGTTTAAACGGGCTGGATATTTGATACAAAAACGGCTTGCTTTTTAAAGCGGGCGTTCAGTGCCTTACGGGCGCGCAGTTCGATGAAGTGGTAGGTCAATGCCGATACCAACAGTACAACCGCCAGCCAGCCGAAAAACCAAAGCCAGATACCGGCGTACGACACGCCTTCGGGCGCTATGGGTAATCCCCACGCATGACGCAGCACGCGTCCGGTCTCATACACCAGCTCGTTGGTCAGGTAAATTGAGAATGACAAGTCGCCAAGTTGCTGCATGGGTTTGGTGATCAGCAGTTTATTGACGTTAGCAGAGCCGTAAGCCGCCGACAGGATAATAAAGGGAAATGTGCTGACGGTAACCAGGTCGGACCAGCCGAGGTGCATCGACAGGACCATGAGCCCAGCAAAACCCAGTGTTGCATACCCATTAGCGAGCCAGCCCCGCCCCCACTCCTGCCGATATAAGCTATAAAACACCATGCCGACGCTGAAACTCAGCACACAGCGCAGGAAAGGCAGGCCCATAATCGGCAGTACGTTCAGCGAATTGGGCCAGGGAAACTGCGGAAAGGTGTTGAACACATAAATCAGCAGGACATAGCCACCCAACAGCACGACCAGTAATACCAGCTTTCCCCAATGGGTCAGGCGCGAGAGAGGAGCGAATATAAATGGGAACGCTACATACATCCACCACTCTACGCCGATGGTCCAGGCCGGGCCGTTCCAGGTATAGCCAATAGGCACCCCAAACCCCTGTAACATGAACAGATGAGCCGGAATAGCCCAAAGGTTGAATACCGACTTTTCACGTTCGTCGAGGGGAAAATTTGTCGAAATGATAACCGCAAAGAGCAGGATAGACCATAACAGCGTGAACAAGTGGAGCGGATAAATACGGGCAAAGCGGGCTTTCATAAATTGCCAGAAACCTGTTTTTGTTACAGACTCACCGAACGATGTGCCATATACGTGGCACATAATAAATCCGCTCAGTACGAAAAAGAAGTCCACTTCGATATATCCTTTCTGGGCAAAATGTGATTGGGCAGGGTCCAGAAGTGCACCCGTAAATGGGCCGCTCCAATACAAATCGAAGTGGAAAAACAGTACGATCAGAGCCGCAATACCCCGCAGGGGGGTCAAGTTGGCGAGGTAAGAAGGATTGGTTTGAGAGGTCATGGTTTAGCGAAGTGTATCAGGATGGGTTCATTTTAAATTCGTCGCCATTAATCATCAGGCATTGCCATCTGCCCTTGATCCATTGGACGTCAATCCTTTCCAATGAATGACTAGGCATGATATAACCTGACGACTAATGAGCACCTACGTATGAGGTACAAGGTAACGGTATGACATTGGTCTTTAATGGTAAAAAATCGTCATTTTTCGGCTGGTTATCAACGTTTTTGGCTGCGTTAACGAGCTAAAAGGTTTGTTCCTGTTAGTCGTACGAACCTACAGGTAAGCAAACACCTTTCCACTTACTTTTGTGTGAATGGTGGAGTTTACTACGTGAGCCGTGGCATTTACTGTGTCGCTGAGTAAACGACAATAGACCAGACAGCCGTGAAAGCACGACATCGTTGAGTAGGCCCGGCCCTCAATTGGGCAAACGAGGGTTAATCGGTAACACGTCAACTGGCTCCACTCCGGTAAACGGTTTGAAACCCTGACTCAACTGCTACTGCGGAAACTTGACCGAAAACAAAAAATTCGTTGACTCATCATCTGGTAATCAGCAGCTTTAAGCATGGTTTTTCTGCCCAAGGTCTTGCCGCACCCTACCCTACGCCCCTGCGTAAAGCACTACCTGCTGTTACACGTACAGCTTACCGGTATTCCCGAACATCAGCGTATTAAGCCCGTTCCACCCGACGCCGAGCAGTCTATTTTCTTCTATCCTCGCTCGCAAGTGAAGACGATTGTTAACAGCACCACTGAAATGCGAACGGCTGCACCAAGCATTATTGTAAGTCAGCAAACGTCGCGGGTTAATATTCAGTTTGGCGACGACCACCTCATTATTCAGGTTTGCTTTCGCCCAGGTTTCCTATATCAGTTCCTGAACAAAACGCCCATTACACAGCTACAAAACCTGGAGATTGATGCAGTTGACCTTACGGATGCCGGTATGGCCGAATTGAATGAGCAATTGCGGGAAGAAATAAATTACCAACGGATGCTGGCCCGGATTGATGACTA is a window of Spirosoma linguale DSM 74 DNA encoding:
- a CDS encoding hypothetical protein (KEGG: bja:bll1305 hypothetical protein) — translated: MEKTYNNIGYLFIAIWIMALIGFHKTYTIFFPTFSGFRWEQHFHGAMLMAWFFMLIVQPFLIKYGKYDWHRTLGKVGYVLAPLVCISIFEVSRMVYFREVAHRPEQDVLAQLSLDIPAIFSFGLFALLAFINQKRTPAHVRYMIGTSLLMIGPGVGRALIIFGGVPFPISVLIVHSLSALLSFVFLLFDVWKRKNVAPSLVIFGVITFNVLCWLYQTSAWWLGLATAFKQVFF
- a CDS encoding acyltransferase 3 (PFAM: acyltransferase 3~KEGG: cak:Caul_0243 acyltransferase 3), with the translated sequence MTSQTNPSYLANLTPLRGIAALIVLFFHFDLYWSGPFTGALLDPAQSHFAQKGYIEVDFFFVLSGFIMCHVYGTSFGESVTKTGFWQFMKARFARIYPLHLFTLLWSILLFAVIISTNFPLDEREKSVFNLWAIPAHLFMLQGFGVPIGYTWNGPAWTIGVEWWMYVAFPFIFAPLSRLTHWGKLVLLVVLLGGYVLLIYVFNTFPQFPWPNSLNVLPIMGLPFLRCVLSFSVGMVFYSLYRQEWGRGWLANGYATLGFAGLMVLSMHLGWSDLVTVSTFPFIILSAAYGSANVNKLLITKPMQQLGDLSFSIYLTNELVYETGRVLRHAWGLPIAPEGVSYAGIWLWFFGWLAVVLLVSALTYHFIELRARKALNARFKKQAVFVSNIQPV
- a CDS encoding transcriptional regulator, AraC family (PFAM: helix-turn-helix- domain containing protein AraC type~SMART: Helix-turn-helix, AraC domain~KEGG: ccs:CCNA_03621 transcriptional regulator, AraC family) → MVFLPKVLPHPTLRPCVKHYLLLHVQLTGIPEHQRIKPVPPDAEQSIFFYPRSQVKTIVNSTTEMRTAAPSIIVSQQTSRVNIQFGDDHLIIQVCFRPGFLYQFLNKTPITQLQNLEIDAVDLTDAGMAELNEQLREEINYQRMLARIDDYLLKKIVSLPTELQPIDRAIVALKNSEKPLSLDWLADQACLSNRQFERKFQERMGMSPRFYSRIARFDRAFRLKAEHPHLDWLDVAYACGYFDFSHLMRDFRQFAEVTPSLLIAQNTASPDSLVQRL